The following proteins come from a genomic window of Methanocella conradii HZ254:
- a CDS encoding AI-2E family transporter: protein MQGIFKRAYDAKWVIFGVALVLLLLWVAWPFLAVIVYAIFIYYIARPIKRRLRPYIKNDSLLVAACMFLLVLPLLLIIGYTLLAALSQFSSLVAGMGLQSISPGPLSNLSMAVAQHNLTIEKVVSGDFSVPEDWYGMLPGYGGSIASLQHLLVATGGTVVDVIFKVFLMLVIAFYLIRDDERIKSWVASTFPDIIQEHDRMLGKYFKAVDEDLEKIFFGNVLSIVFFAIVAAIVFSALNVFAPPSMDIPSPILMGILCGVSALVPVVGMYLITVPLFLYILISSLAAGTFITSISYCIFMAAAVLVFVQTLPELFIRPFIASGQVNTGLLMFAYILGPVVFGIAGLFIGAIVLVLLTHYFRIVVPTLTKASRI from the coding sequence ATGCAGGGGATATTCAAGAGGGCGTATGACGCAAAATGGGTAATCTTCGGCGTAGCGCTGGTATTGCTATTGCTATGGGTGGCGTGGCCTTTCCTCGCGGTAATAGTATACGCGATTTTTATATACTATATAGCCAGGCCCATAAAGCGCAGGCTGAGGCCGTACATCAAGAACGACTCGCTACTCGTGGCAGCGTGCATGTTTCTGCTCGTGCTCCCCCTGCTCCTCATCATAGGCTACACGCTACTCGCCGCACTATCGCAGTTCAGCTCACTGGTGGCTGGCATGGGACTCCAGTCGATATCCCCAGGCCCTTTATCGAACCTGAGCATGGCGGTCGCGCAGCATAACCTGACGATTGAGAAAGTCGTGTCCGGCGACTTTAGCGTACCGGAGGACTGGTACGGGATGCTGCCCGGCTATGGCGGCTCCATAGCCAGCCTGCAGCATCTTCTCGTAGCCACAGGGGGCACGGTAGTGGACGTCATCTTCAAGGTATTCCTCATGCTCGTAATCGCCTTTTACCTCATACGGGACGATGAGCGGATAAAGTCCTGGGTGGCGTCCACGTTTCCCGACATTATACAGGAGCACGACCGCATGCTGGGAAAATACTTTAAGGCGGTGGACGAGGACCTCGAAAAGATTTTCTTCGGCAACGTGCTGAGCATCGTGTTCTTCGCCATAGTGGCCGCCATCGTCTTTAGCGCTCTAAACGTTTTCGCACCGCCGTCCATGGACATACCCTCGCCCATACTCATGGGTATCCTGTGCGGGGTCTCGGCGCTCGTGCCAGTCGTGGGCATGTACCTCATCACCGTGCCGCTATTCCTGTACATATTGATAAGCTCGCTGGCAGCGGGGACGTTCATCACAAGCATATCCTACTGCATCTTCATGGCCGCCGCCGTCCTCGTCTTCGTCCAGACGCTGCCCGAGCTTTTTATCAGGCCGTTCATAGCCAGCGGACAGGTGAACACCGGCCTCCTGATGTTCGCCTATATTCTCGGGCCGGTCGTGTTCGGCATCGCCGGGCTCTTCATAGGCGCGATAGTGCTCGTGCTGCTCACCCACTACTTCAGGATAGTGGTGCCCACGCTTACCAAAGCATCAAGGATATAA
- a CDS encoding carboxypeptidase regulatory-like domain-containing protein: protein MRRVRITWVFVSIFCIVLMISGGITSAAYSDPTTDNQMTISDIANNIDIINGSTNTPPADYVPVRSAPSGNTLGMLMTASAASQSGGSKALLVEDVLPWGYPSNEYALNELGITYDVFGSSSLATTDLSKYEMVIIASDQQTWTYNNLASNKDKFASYVYNGGVLVAHATDEGWNAGHWSSSFLPGGVTHVNNINEYLSIVDSNSPIVSGITDAELDGWHYSTHGYFANIPADAHIIIGITGNPTGYPTYIEYSYGSGKVLATMETIEWPWKRVADGATWFNEQKNLLRNEFKYASGLSGTNKALEYVPNLWFDSKEKYYPTSPFFYTDDIMQTSGEKSKNNYLNLSFAEKMDKATIYYHTVDTGSEIVYEYWFYYPYNDFMNKHYHDWESVFVFTDKATGNVDKVAASAHEWYIPNNVLDNPGKDHIGILIEDGSHASAIDKDDDGIADFSDVSNAFVYGVIVNRIPPSTTPFILPFAYQTWGFGRFYPYLWSSGAKITHDAPYLKVIEITDDFIGKFDGMDTFPYSPDQGVPVYIPVPFVEGDRVVNVGGAPPKHPWDQPNYNEPYKILTSFKDLVSVVAKDIYYKEVGGAIVIIMSNQTYYTFTNETGYCMMANVTPGIHEVVVNADGYSSYIQRFDHEGNTSLGVNGTLFLVPTPEAYRIEGIVTDVKGNIMANSTVNIYDENGTMVYTTLTDDNGTYITTGSSKHVYTVEALYGNKTAEHYNLSGKPGDTVDINLTVAYPSIWANSTITQYDAIRISGGKNLVNGAVHSNDGIKISGSGNILDGATEYSSYAQSTGSKNIYVPIKISSKAMPLQYAIEDYKPDGVKALSAEASGKYHFIDDDLNVSGPNFALDGLYYVTGNVTLSGNKITGTFTIIAGGRIGVSGEEYNCTSYVDDILFFSNNSIKMSGSKSIFNGIFYTLPGEIGVSGSANTINGGIIGNTIKLSGSGNTINAI from the coding sequence TAGTGATATTGCTAATAATATTGATATTATAAATGGCTCGACGAATACGCCGCCTGCAGACTATGTGCCGGTGCGTTCTGCGCCTTCAGGAAATACGCTAGGGATGCTGATGACGGCATCAGCGGCTTCTCAAAGTGGAGGCTCGAAGGCGTTGCTTGTCGAAGATGTATTACCGTGGGGTTATCCCTCTAACGAGTATGCGCTGAATGAACTTGGGATCACTTATGACGTGTTCGGTTCCAGCAGTTTGGCGACGACCGATTTGAGCAAGTATGAGATGGTCATCATAGCATCAGATCAACAAACGTGGACTTATAACAATCTTGCAAGTAATAAAGATAAGTTCGCCAGCTACGTGTATAATGGCGGCGTCCTGGTCGCCCATGCTACCGACGAGGGATGGAATGCCGGGCACTGGAGTAGTTCTTTCCTTCCAGGGGGTGTAACGCACGTCAATAATATTAATGAATATCTTAGCATAGTGGATTCGAACAGCCCAATCGTGAGCGGTATTACTGATGCAGAGTTGGACGGGTGGCATTACTCCACGCACGGCTACTTTGCCAATATTCCGGCCGACGCCCATATAATCATAGGCATTACCGGTAATCCAACGGGCTATCCGACCTACATAGAGTATTCGTATGGCTCCGGGAAAGTACTCGCTACCATGGAGACAATAGAATGGCCGTGGAAGCGCGTAGCGGATGGCGCCACATGGTTCAATGAACAGAAAAACCTGTTGAGGAACGAGTTCAAGTATGCAAGCGGGTTATCTGGTACGAATAAGGCGCTGGAATACGTGCCCAATTTATGGTTTGACTCCAAAGAGAAATATTATCCTACCTCCCCCTTCTTCTACACCGATGACATTATGCAGACGAGCGGGGAAAAGAGTAAAAATAACTACTTAAATCTATCGTTCGCGGAAAAGATGGATAAAGCCACTATATATTACCATACAGTGGACACTGGATCGGAAATTGTCTACGAGTACTGGTTCTATTATCCATATAACGATTTCATGAACAAGCATTATCATGACTGGGAGAGCGTATTCGTATTCACGGATAAGGCTACAGGCAATGTGGACAAGGTGGCGGCGTCGGCGCACGAGTGGTATATCCCGAATAACGTTCTCGATAACCCCGGAAAAGACCACATAGGGATATTAATCGAGGATGGGTCTCATGCGAGTGCTATCGATAAAGACGATGATGGAATAGCGGATTTCAGTGACGTAAGCAATGCGTTTGTATACGGGGTCATAGTTAATAGAATCCCGCCATCCACGACGCCATTTATATTACCATTTGCTTACCAGACGTGGGGGTTTGGGCGATTCTATCCATACTTGTGGAGTAGCGGTGCGAAAATCACGCACGATGCACCCTATTTGAAGGTAATCGAGATTACGGATGACTTTATCGGTAAGTTCGATGGAATGGATACGTTCCCCTATTCGCCTGACCAGGGTGTTCCTGTTTATATACCAGTACCGTTTGTTGAAGGAGATCGTGTGGTTAACGTGGGAGGGGCCCCGCCAAAGCACCCGTGGGATCAGCCAAATTATAATGAACCGTATAAGATCCTGACTAGCTTTAAGGACCTGGTAAGCGTGGTCGCCAAAGACATATATTATAAAGAAGTGGGTGGTGCCATCGTTATCATCATGAGTAACCAGACTTATTATACGTTCACTAACGAGACGGGCTACTGCATGATGGCTAATGTAACGCCGGGCATACACGAGGTAGTTGTGAACGCTGACGGCTATTCATCATATATACAGAGGTTCGATCATGAAGGGAACACCAGCCTGGGAGTAAACGGTACTCTCTTCCTCGTTCCAACGCCCGAAGCATACCGGATTGAAGGCATCGTTACAGACGTTAAAGGTAACATAATGGCTAATTCCACTGTAAACATTTATGATGAGAATGGTACGATGGTCTACACGACGTTGACCGATGATAACGGCACGTATATTACGACCGGATCCTCGAAGCACGTCTATACGGTTGAAGCGCTCTATGGTAACAAGACCGCTGAGCATTATAACCTCTCGGGAAAGCCTGGAGATACCGTTGATATCAACCTCACAGTGGCTTATCCGTCCATTTGGGCGAATAGCACGATAACACAATACGATGCGATCAGGATATCCGGCGGTAAAAACCTTGTTAATGGTGCAGTCCATTCAAATGATGGGATTAAGATCAGCGGATCGGGCAATATATTGGATGGCGCGACTGAATATTCGTCCTATGCCCAGAGTACCGGTAGTAAAAACATTTATGTGCCGATAAAGATTTCATCTAAGGCGATGCCTTTACAATATGCTATAGAAGATTATAAGCCCGATGGGGTAAAGGCTTTGTCAGCAGAAGCCAGCGGGAAGTACCATTTCATCGATGACGATCTAAACGTATCAGGACCTAACTTCGCTTTGGACGGGCTGTATTACGTGACAGGCAATGTTACCTTGAGCGGAAATAAGATCACAGGAACGTTTACTATCATCGCCGGGGGGAGGATTGGTGTTAGCGGCGAAGAGTATAATTGCACCTCCTATGTAGATGATATTCTTTTCTTCTCGAACAATAGTATAAAAATGTCCGGGAGTAAGAGTATCTTCAATGGCATATTCTATACTCTGCCTGGAGAAATAGGAGTTTCAGGGTCCGCAAACACCATTAACGGAGGCATAATAGGAAATACGATCAAACTGTCAGGCTCGGGAAATACAATAAACGCCATATGA